One Mycolicibacterium goodii genomic region harbors:
- a CDS encoding antibiotic biosynthesis monooxygenase: MFARSTTIMARADRHTTNAGIAYIRDRVMPALDGMDGCVGLSLMVDRDSGRCIATSAWRSAEAMRAGTAELDTIRYRAVEAFAATSATVDEWEIAVVHREQYSAPGACVRATWLRTRPELFDRAIEFYRSSVLPSLEELEGFCSASLMLDRASGRAVSSTTFDSQAAMDRNRDQARSLRTARLRDLSADQLDVGEFELVLAHLRVPEMA, translated from the coding sequence GTGTTCGCACGCTCTACCACGATCATGGCGCGCGCCGACCGACACACCACCAACGCGGGGATCGCCTACATCCGGGACCGGGTCATGCCTGCGCTCGACGGCATGGACGGATGTGTCGGCCTGTCACTGATGGTCGACCGGGACTCCGGCCGGTGCATCGCCACGTCGGCATGGCGCTCCGCGGAAGCCATGCGCGCCGGCACCGCGGAACTGGACACCATCCGGTACCGGGCCGTCGAGGCCTTCGCCGCGACCTCCGCCACGGTCGACGAGTGGGAGATCGCCGTGGTGCACCGCGAGCAGTACAGCGCGCCGGGCGCATGTGTACGTGCCACCTGGCTGCGCACCCGGCCCGAACTGTTCGACCGCGCAATCGAGTTCTACCGCAGCTCGGTGCTGCCCTCGCTGGAGGAGTTGGAGGGCTTCTGCAGCGCCAGTCTCATGCTGGATCGCGCGTCGGGCCGGGCGGTCTCCTCGACCACCTTCGACAGCCAGGCCGCAATGGACCGCAACCGCGATCAGGCCAGGTCACTGCGCACGGCGCGGCTGCGCGATCTGAGCGCCGATCAACTCGACGTGGGCGAGTTCGAACTGGTGCTGGCGCACCTGCGCGTGCCGGAAATGGCCTGA
- a CDS encoding GlsB/YeaQ/YmgE family stress response membrane protein, translated as MTITGIISAILIGIVVGVIGRLVVPGKQPIGFLVTILVGIVAAFLGTALARAMGIPTATNGIDWLELLVQVVVAAIGVAIVAAIMGRRTGVLGRRRSGLMR; from the coding sequence ATGACCATCACCGGCATCATCAGCGCCATTCTCATCGGCATCGTCGTCGGCGTGATCGGCCGTCTCGTCGTACCCGGGAAGCAGCCCATCGGGTTCCTCGTCACGATCCTCGTCGGCATCGTCGCCGCGTTCCTCGGCACCGCGCTCGCGCGGGCCATGGGGATCCCGACGGCCACCAACGGCATCGACTGGCTCGAGCTCCTGGTCCAGGTTGTCGTCGCCGCGATCGGCGTCGCCATCGTCGCGGCGATCATGGGTCGCCGAACCGGGGTTCTGGGTCGGCGGCGCTCCGGCCTGATGCGCTGA